The Longimicrobium sp. DNA segment CATCCCGCCGCGACGACGCCGAGGCTCAGGCATCCGTGCCGCTGTCGCGCCCAAGCTGAGAAGTGGCGCAGGCTAGATCCTTCAGCCCGCGACGGATGGTTTACGGGCCGGTTCGGCGCGCCTGGGCCTCAGGATGACAGGGTTGTGGTGGCGCCGCCCCGACCGAAGCGCACCACACTGGCACCCTTCCCCCGCGCAGTTTGCGGGGGAAGGGCTGGGGATGGGGGGCGCCCGAGGCATGCACAGCCGTTCTCCAACCACTCCCGACTCGGTGACGCGTCAGTTGTGTCGAGGGTGGGGCGCCCGATTCGTCCAGCGTCTGAACCAATCCCCCATCCTCCCGTGAGTACGCCCCGGCACGATACTTCCTGCGGGCGCGCCCGAACTCTCAGCGAACGAATCACAGGACGGCGATGGCTTCTGCGACCCTGCTACACGACGTAAACCTGATCCTGACGGCCGAGCACCCGGACCCGTTCCGCGTGCTGGGCATGCACACCGTGTCCATCGGCGGCGAGCTGCGCCTGGTGGTGCGCGCCTTCCTTCCCGGCGCCACGTCCGCCATCCTGGCCGACGAGGACGGCAAGGACGTCGCGCCGATGGAATGCGGGCACCCCGATGGCTTCTTCGAGGCCCTGCTGCCGCGCGGCACCTCCAGCTTCCGCTACCGCCTGCGCGTCGTCTGGCCGGGGGTGGACGAGCCGGTGGAGCTGGCGGACCCGTTCTCGTACCCACCGCTGGTCAGCGACTTCGACCTGTACCTGATCAGCGAAGGCACCCACCTGCGCCTGTGGGAGGTGCTGGGCGCGAAGACCATGGAGGTGGACGGGGTGCCCGGCGTGCGCTTCAGCGTGTGGGCGCCGGCCGCCAAGCGCGTGAGCGTGGTGGGCGACTTCAACCTGTGGGACGGCCGCCGCCACCCCATGCGCCGGCATCCCGCGCAGGGTGTGTGGGAAATCTTCATTCCCGGCCTCCCCGAGGGAACGGCGTACAAGTACGAGATCCTTCCGCACCAAGGCCCCGCGTTCCTGAAGGCCGACCCGCTGGCGTTCAGCGCCGAGTTGCGGCCGGAAACCTCGTCCGTCGTCGCCGACCTGTCGAAGTACGAGTGGGGCGACGCCGAGTGGATGCAGAAGCGCCGCGAGTGGGACTGGTGCGCGGCGCCCGTGTCCGTTTACGAGCTGCACCCCGGCTCGTGGCGGCGCAGGCCGGAGGAGGACGACCGGCCCCTGACGTGGCGCGAGATGGCCGCCGAGCTGCCGGACTACCTTTGCGAGATGGGCTTCACCCACGTGGAGTTCCTTCCCGTGATGGAGCATCCCTACGACCCGTCGTGGGGATACCAGGTGACGGGCTACTTCGCCCCCACCAGCCGCTTCGGCGGGCCCGACGACTTCCGCTTCCTGGTCGACACGCTTCACCAGCGCGGCATTGGCGTGATCCTGGACTGGGTGCCCGCGCACTTTCCCAAGGACGCCCACGCCCTGCGCCGCTTCGACGGCACGGCGCTGTACGAGCATGCCGACCCGCGCCAGGGCGAGCACCCGGAGTGGGGCACGCAGGTGTTCAACTTCGGGCGCAACGAGGTGCGCACCTTCCTGGTGAGCAACGCGCTCTTCTGGCTGGACGAATACCACGCCGACGGCCTGCGGGTGGATGCCGTGGCGTCGATGCTGTACCTGGACTACTCGCGTGGCCCGGGGCAGTGGGTGCCCAACAAGTACGGCGGGCGCGAGAACATCGAGGCCGTGGAGTTCCTGCAGCAGCTGAACACCACCGTGCGCGACCGCTATCCCGGCACGCTGATGATCGCCGAGGAAAGCACGGCCTGGCCCGGCGTCACGCAGCCGGCGCACCTGGGCGGGCTGGGATTCCACCTGAAGTGGAACATGGGGTGGATGCACGACAACCTTCGCTTCATGAGCGAGCAGTCCATCCACCGGAAGTACCACTTCAACCTGCTGACCTTTTCGCTGATGTACGCGTTCAGCGAAAAGTATGTGCTGCCGCTGAGCCACGACGAGGTGGTGCACCTGAAGGGCTCGCTGATCGGCAAGATGCCGGGCGACGCGTGGCAGAAGGCGGCCAACCTGCGGCTGATGCTGGGGATGATGTGGGGCCATCCCGGCAAGAAGCTGCTGTTCATGGGCGGCGAGATCGGCCAGGTGGGCGAGTGGAACGAGAACCGCTCGCTGGACTGGCACCTGCTGGGCGATCCGCTGCACGCCGGCATCCAGCGGTGGATGAAGGACCTGAACGCCGCCTACCAGCGCGAGCCCGCGTTCTGGGAAACGGACTTCAGCCACGAGGGATTCGAGTGGATCGACTTCCGCGACGTGGAGCAGACCGTCCTCTCGTTCATCCGCCGCGCGACCACGTCGGGGCAGGAGCTGGTGTTCGTCTGCAACTTCACCCCGGTGATCCGGCAGCAGTACCACGTGGGCGTGCCGCGCGCCGGCCGCTACCGCGAGGTGCTGAACAGCGACGCGGCGGCGTACGGCGGCAGCAACGTGGGGAACAGCGGCTGGGTAGAGACGGTTCCGCTGGCGGTGCACGGCCGCGGGCAGTCGCTGCCATTGACGTTGCCGCCTCTTGGCATTCTCATTTTGCAACGCGAAGACTGATGCGGGCGGATTCCTTTCCGCCCGCCTGAACCCATCTGGAAGATCATGGCCAAGAAGAGCGGGACCAGCTCCATTCCCCAGGACGACGTCGGCGACGGGCCGGGCACCACGCGCGGCCGCAGCCGGGCAGCCGATGCAGCCGCCGAGGCGATGGCCCCCGGCGGCGCGAGGCCGGCGCGCGGCGGCAAGGCGCCCGGCACCGGCGTAGCCGTAGGCGACCAGCCGGCGTCGGTCACCCGCACCCGCGCCCCGAAGGCAGGGGCGGCCGTCGCCAAGTCCCCGACGAAGCCGGCGGCGAAGACCGCCGCGAAGCCGGCCAGCAAGCCCGCTTCCAAGACCGGCAAGAAGCGCGAGACGTTCGACGAGACCGTGGCCCGGCGCAAGCAGCAGAAGGAGATCGACCAGCTGCAGGCCGACCTCCGCGCCTTCGCCATCGCCCGGCCGGGCGGGTGGAACCACGAGGACTGGCTGGGCTTCCTGGATTCGCTCCGCCAGAAGGGGCACGACCTTTCGGCGCCGGAGGAGATCGGCTCGCGGCTTGAGCGCGAGCGGCTGGGCGTGGTGCTGAGCGGCATCCAGGGACTCGGGCCCAAGCGGGTGGATGCGCTGGTCGAGCGGTTCCACACGCTGTACAGCGCCCGCCACGCCAGCGTGGAGGAGTTCGCCGGCGCCGGGCTCCCGCGGGCGGATGCGGAGCGCGTGCTGCGGGAACTGCAGGAGCGCTACCCCTGAGCACCGGCCTGGTCTG contains these protein-coding regions:
- the glgB gene encoding 1,4-alpha-glucan branching protein GlgB; translation: MASATLLHDVNLILTAEHPDPFRVLGMHTVSIGGELRLVVRAFLPGATSAILADEDGKDVAPMECGHPDGFFEALLPRGTSSFRYRLRVVWPGVDEPVELADPFSYPPLVSDFDLYLISEGTHLRLWEVLGAKTMEVDGVPGVRFSVWAPAAKRVSVVGDFNLWDGRRHPMRRHPAQGVWEIFIPGLPEGTAYKYEILPHQGPAFLKADPLAFSAELRPETSSVVADLSKYEWGDAEWMQKRREWDWCAAPVSVYELHPGSWRRRPEEDDRPLTWREMAAELPDYLCEMGFTHVEFLPVMEHPYDPSWGYQVTGYFAPTSRFGGPDDFRFLVDTLHQRGIGVILDWVPAHFPKDAHALRRFDGTALYEHADPRQGEHPEWGTQVFNFGRNEVRTFLVSNALFWLDEYHADGLRVDAVASMLYLDYSRGPGQWVPNKYGGRENIEAVEFLQQLNTTVRDRYPGTLMIAEESTAWPGVTQPAHLGGLGFHLKWNMGWMHDNLRFMSEQSIHRKYHFNLLTFSLMYAFSEKYVLPLSHDEVVHLKGSLIGKMPGDAWQKAANLRLMLGMMWGHPGKKLLFMGGEIGQVGEWNENRSLDWHLLGDPLHAGIQRWMKDLNAAYQREPAFWETDFSHEGFEWIDFRDVEQTVLSFIRRATTSGQELVFVCNFTPVIRQQYHVGVPRAGRYREVLNSDAAAYGGSNVGNSGWVETVPLAVHGRGQSLPLTLPPLGILILQRED